In Kogia breviceps isolate mKogBre1 chromosome 19, mKogBre1 haplotype 1, whole genome shotgun sequence, a single genomic region encodes these proteins:
- the CLUH gene encoding clustered mitochondria protein homolog isoform X3 yields MVIKTDELPAAAPADSAREPSSQDVGKGRPGAAELPSVMLLNGDCPESLKKEEGAAEPPRENGLDEAEPGEETTGQEVIVIQDTGFSVKILAPGIEPFSLQVSPQEMVQEIHQVLMDREDTCHRTCFSLHLDGNMLDHFSELRSVEGLQEGSVLRVVEEPYTVREARIHVRHVRDLLKSLDPSDAFNGVDCNSLSFLSVFTDGDLGDSGKRKKGLEMDPIDCTPPEYILPGSRERPLCPLQPQNRDWKPLQCLKVLTMSGWNPPPGNRKMHGDLMYLFVITAEDRQVSITASTRGFYLNQSTAYHFNPKPASPRFLSHSLVELLNQISPTFKKNFAALQKKRVQRHPFERIATPFQVYSWTAPQAEHAMDCVRAEDAYTSRLGYEEHIPGQTRDWNEELQTTRELPRKNLPERLLRERAIFKVHSDFTAAATRGAMAVIDGNVMAINPSEETKMQMFIWNNIFFSLGFDVRDHYKDFGGDVAAYVAPTNDLNGVRTYNAVDVEGLYTLGTVVVDYRGYRVTAQSIIPGILERDQEQSVIYGSIDFGKTVVSHPRYLELLERTSRPLKILRHRVLNDRDEEVELCSSVECKGIIGNDGRHYILDLLRTFPPDLNFLPVPGEVLPEECTRAGFPRAHRHKLCCLRQELVDAFVEHRYLLFMKLAALQLMQQKASKMETPPSLENGDPPSSESKPEDPPAPEVGSEEEGSSASGLAKVKELAETVASDDGTADPRSREVIRNACKAVGSVSSTAFDVRFNPDIFSPGVRFPESCQEEVRDQKQLLKDAAAFLLSCQIPGLVKDFADHAVLPMDGATLAEVMRQRGINMRYLGKVLDLVLRSPARDQLDHIYKIGIGELLTRSAKHIFKTYLQGVELSGLSAAISHFLNCFLSSYPNPVAHLPADELVSKKRNRRRRNRPPGAADNTAWAVMTPQELWKNICQEAKNYFDFSLECETVDQAVETYGLQKIALLREISLKTGIQILLKEYSFDSRHKPAFTEEDVLNIFPVVKHVNPKASDAFHFFQSGQAKVQQGFLKEGCELINEALNLFNNVYGAMHVEICACLRLLARLHYIMGDYAEALSNQQKAVLMSERVMGIEHPNTIQEYMHLALYCFASSQLSTALSLLYRARYLTLLVFGEEHPEVALLDNNIGLVLHGVMECDLSLRFLENALAVSTKYHGPKSLKVALSHHLVARVYESKAEFRSALQHEKEGYTIYKTQLGEDHEKTKESSEYLKCLTQQAVALQRTMNEIYRNGSSANIPPLKFTAPSMASVLEQLNAINGILFIPLSVRGPFCLREGSLCSTRVSHCREPRA; encoded by the exons GGATGAGGCTGAGCCGGGAGAGGAGACCACTGGACAGGAAGTCATTGTCATTCAGGACACGGGCTTTTCTGTGAAGATCCTGGCTCCTGGGATCGAGCCCTTCTCCCTCCAG GTGTCCCCCCAGGAGATGGTACAGGAGATCCACCAGGTGCTCATGGACCGTGAAGACACATGTCACCGCACCTGCTTCTCACTGCACCTGGATGGCAACATGCTGGACCACTTCTCAGAGCTGCGCAGCGtggaggggctgcaggagggcTCGGTGCTACGCGTGGTGGAAG AGCCATACACAGTGCGAGAGGCCCGCATCCACGTGCGCCACGTTCGAGACCTGCTCAAGAGCCTGGACCCATCCGATGCCTTCAACGGGGTTGACTGCAACTCCTTGTCCTTCCTGAGTGTCTTTACTGATGGCGACCTGGGAG ACAGCGGGAAGCGGAAGAAGGGCTTGGAGATGGACCCCATCGACTGTACACCGCCTGAGTACATCCTTCCAGGGAGCCGGGAGCGGCCGTTGTGTCCTCTGCAGCCCCAGAACCGTGATTGGAAG CCCCTGCAGTGCCTGAAAGTGCTCACCATGAGCGGCTGGAACCCCCCCCCCGGGAATCGCAAGATGCACGGGGACCTCATGTACCTGTTCGTGATCACAGCCGAGGACCGACAAGTCAGCATCACGGCCTCCACTCGGGGATTTTACCTGAACCA GTCCACAGCGTACCACTTCAACCCCAAGCCTGCCAGCCCCCGCTTCCTCAGCCACTCCCTGGTGGAGCTGCTCAACCAGATCAGCCCAACCTTCAAAAAAAACTTTGCCGCCCTGCAGAAGAAAAG GGTCCAGCGCCACCCGTTCGAGAGGATCGCCACCCCGTTCCAGGTATACAGCTGGACGGCGCCGCAGGCGGAGCACGCCATGGACTGCGTGCGCGCGGAGGACGCCTACACCTCCCGGCTGGGCTACGAGGAGCATATTCCAGGACAG ACCCGGGACTGGAATGAGGAGCTGCAGACAACGCGGGAGCTGCCTCGGAAGAACCTGCCTGAGCGGCTGCTGCGAGAAAGAGCCATATTCAAG GTACACAGCGACTTCACGGCGGCAGCTACGCGGGGCGCCATGGCAGTCATCGATGGCAACGTGATGGCCATCAACCCCAGCGAGGAGACCAAGATGCAGATGTTCATCTGGAACAACATCTTCTTCAGCTTGGGCTTCGATGTCCGCGACCACTACAAGGACTTCGGTGGGGACGTGGCGGCCTACGTGGCGCCCACCAACGACCTGAATGGAGTGCGCACATACAATGCCGTGGATGTGGAGGGGCTGTACACGCTGGGCACGGTGGTGGTGGATTACCGCGGCTACCGTGTCACGGCCCAGTCCATCATCCCCGGCATCCTGGAGCGGGACCAGGAGCAGAGCGTCATCTACGGCTCCATTGACTTTGGCAAGACGGTGGTGTCGCACCCACGTTACCTGGAGCTGCTGGAACGCACGAGCCGGCCCCTCAAGATCCTGAGGCACCGGGTGCTCAACGACCGGGATGAAGAGGTGGAGCTCTGCTCCTCCGTGGAGTGCAAGGGCATCATCGGCAACGACGGTCGCCACTACATCCTTGACCTGCTGCGCACCTTCCCCCCCGACCTCAACTTCCTGCCCGTGCCCGGCGAGGTGCTGCCCGAGGAGTGCACCCGCGCCGGTTTCCCCCGCGCCCACCGCCACAAGCTCTGCTGCCTGCGCCAGGAGCTGGTGGACGCCTTCGTGGAGCACAG GTACCTCCTCTTCATGAAGCTGGCAGCCCTGCAGCTGATGCAGCAGAAGGCCAGCAAGATGGAGACACCCCCGTCACTGGAAAACGGTGACCCCCCATCCTCGGAGTCCAAGCCTGAAGACCCTCCAGCACCCGAGGTGGGAAGCGAGGAGGAGGGCAGCAGTGCTAGTGGCCTGGCCAAGGTGAAGGAGCTGGCGGAGACCGTCGCCTCGGACGACGGGACAG CAGACCCTCGCAGTCGGGAGGTGATCCGCAACGCGTGCAAGGCTGTGGGCTCCGTCAGCAGCACGGCCTTCGACGTCCGCTTCAACCCCGACATCTTCTCGCCAG gggTTCGCTTCCCGGAGTCTTGCCAGGAGGAAGTTCGGGACCAGAAGCAGCTGCTAAAAGATGCTGCTGCCTTCCTGCTCTCCTGCCAGATCCCCGGCTTg GTGAAGGACTTCGCAGACCACGCGGTGCTGCCCATGGACGGGGCCACGCTGGCCGAGGTGATGCGTCAGCGCGGCATTAATATGCGCTACCTGGGCAAGGTGCTGGACCTGGTACTCCGGAGCCCGGCCCGGGACCAACTGGACCACATCTAC AAGATCGGCATCGGAGAGCTCCTCACCCGCTCTGCCAAGCACATCTTCAAGACGTACTTACAG GGGGTCGAGCTCTCGGGGCTCTCGGCTGCCATCAGCCACTTCCTGAACTGCTTCCTGAGCTCCTACCCCAACCCCGTGGCCCACCTGCCTGCCGACGAGCTCGTCTCCAAGAAGAGGAACAGGAGGAGGAGAAACCGGCCGCCAGGGGCAGCGGATAACACAGCCTGGGCTGTCATGACCCCCCAGGAGCTTTGGAAGAACATCTGCCAGGAGGCCAAGAACTACTTTGACTTCAGCCTCGAGTG TGAGACCGTGGACCAGGCCGTGGAGACCTACGGGCTGCAGAAGATCGCGCTGCTGCGGGAGATCTCCCTGAAAACCGGAATCCAG ATCCTGCTGAAGGAGTACAGCTTCGACAGCCGCCACAAGCCTGCGTTCACGGAGGAGGACGTGCTCAACATCTTCCCCGTGGTCAAACACGTCAACCCGAAGGCTTCAGACGCCTTTCACTTCTTCCAGAGCGGGCAGGCCAAAGTACAGCagg gcttcctgaaggagggcTGCGAGCTCATCAACGAGGCCCTGAACCTGTTCAACAACGTGTACGGAGCCATGCACGTGGAGATCTGCGCCTGCCTGCGCCTCCTCGCCCGCCTCCACTACATCATGGGCGACTACGCTGAG gccctcagcaACCAACAGAAGGCTGTGCTGATGAGCGAGCGCGTGATGGGCATCGAGCACCCCAACACCATCCAGGAATAT ATGCACCTGGCCCTGTACTGCTTTGCCAGCAGCCAGCTGTCCACGGCCCTGAGCCTGCTGTACCGCGCCCGCTATCTCACACTGCTCGTGTTCGGGGAGGAGCACCCTGAGGTGGCCCTGCTGGAC aACAACATCGGGCTGGTGCTGCACGGAGTGATGGAGTGTGACCTgtcgctgcgcttcctggagaACGCGCTGGCCGTCAGCACCAAGTACCACGGGCCCAAGTCCCTCAAGGTGGCCCTCAG CCACCACCTGGTCGCCCGTGTCTATGAGAGCAAAGCCGAGTTCCGGTCAGCCCTGCAGCACGAGAAGGAAGGCTACACCATCTACAAGACACAG TTGGGCGAGGACCACGAGAAGACCAAGGAGAGCTCCGAGTACCTCAAGTGCCTGACCCAGCAGGCCGTGGCCCTGCAGCGCACCATGAACGAGATCTACCGCAACGGCTCCAGCGCCAACATCCCGCCCCTCAAG TTCACAGCCCCCAGCATGGCCAGCGTCTTGGAGCAGCTGAACGCCATCAACGGCATCCTCTTCATTCCTCTCAG CGTGCGGGGGCCTTTCTGTTTGCGGGAGGGAAGCCTTTGTTCCACACGTGTGTCTCACTGCCGAGAGCCCAGAGCCTGA
- the CLUH gene encoding clustered mitochondria protein homolog isoform X1 → MVIKTDELPAAAPADSAREPSSQDVGKGRPGAAELPSVMLLNGDCPESLKKEEGAAEPPRENGLDEAEPGEETTGQEVIVIQDTGFSVKILAPGIEPFSLQVSPQEMVQEIHQVLMDREDTCHRTCFSLHLDGNMLDHFSELRSVEGLQEGSVLRVVEEPYTVREARIHVRHVRDLLKSLDPSDAFNGVDCNSLSFLSVFTDGDLGDSGKRKKGLEMDPIDCTPPEYILPGSRERPLCPLQPQNRDWKPLQCLKVLTMSGWNPPPGNRKMHGDLMYLFVITAEDRQVSITASTRGFYLNQSTAYHFNPKPASPRFLSHSLVELLNQISPTFKKNFAALQKKRVQRHPFERIATPFQVYSWTAPQAEHAMDCVRAEDAYTSRLGYEEHIPGQTRDWNEELQTTRELPRKNLPERLLRERAIFKVHSDFTAAATRGAMAVIDGNVMAINPSEETKMQMFIWNNIFFSLGFDVRDHYKDFGGDVAAYVAPTNDLNGVRTYNAVDVEGLYTLGTVVVDYRGYRVTAQSIIPGILERDQEQSVIYGSIDFGKTVVSHPRYLELLERTSRPLKILRHRVLNDRDEEVELCSSVECKGIIGNDGRHYILDLLRTFPPDLNFLPVPGEVLPEECTRAGFPRAHRHKLCCLRQELVDAFVEHRYLLFMKLAALQLMQQKASKMETPPSLENGDPPSSESKPEDPPAPEVGSEEEGSSASGLAKVKELAETVASDDGTADPRSREVIRNACKAVGSVSSTAFDVRFNPDIFSPGVRFPESCQEEVRDQKQLLKDAAAFLLSCQIPGLVKDFADHAVLPMDGATLAEVMRQRGINMRYLGKVLDLVLRSPARDQLDHIYKIGIGELLTRSAKHIFKTYLQGVELSGLSAAISHFLNCFLSSYPNPVAHLPADELVSKKRNRRRRNRPPGAADNTAWAVMTPQELWKNICQEAKNYFDFSLECETVDQAVETYGLQKIALLREISLKTGIQILLKEYSFDSRHKPAFTEEDVLNIFPVVKHVNPKASDAFHFFQSGQAKVQQGFLKEGCELINEALNLFNNVYGAMHVEICACLRLLARLHYIMGDYAEALSNQQKAVLMSERVMGIEHPNTIQEYMHLALYCFASSQLSTALSLLYRARYLTLLVFGEEHPEVALLDNNIGLVLHGVMECDLSLRFLENALAVSTKYHGPKSLKVALSHHLVARVYESKAEFRSALQHEKEGYTIYKTQLGEDHEKTKESSEYLKCLTQQAVALQRTMNEIYRNGSSANIPPLKFTAPSMASVLEQLNAINGILFIPLSQKDLENLKAEVARRHQLQEASGNRDKAEEPMATEPEPAGASEDAASQPPAAKDPPSLSLQG, encoded by the exons GGATGAGGCTGAGCCGGGAGAGGAGACCACTGGACAGGAAGTCATTGTCATTCAGGACACGGGCTTTTCTGTGAAGATCCTGGCTCCTGGGATCGAGCCCTTCTCCCTCCAG GTGTCCCCCCAGGAGATGGTACAGGAGATCCACCAGGTGCTCATGGACCGTGAAGACACATGTCACCGCACCTGCTTCTCACTGCACCTGGATGGCAACATGCTGGACCACTTCTCAGAGCTGCGCAGCGtggaggggctgcaggagggcTCGGTGCTACGCGTGGTGGAAG AGCCATACACAGTGCGAGAGGCCCGCATCCACGTGCGCCACGTTCGAGACCTGCTCAAGAGCCTGGACCCATCCGATGCCTTCAACGGGGTTGACTGCAACTCCTTGTCCTTCCTGAGTGTCTTTACTGATGGCGACCTGGGAG ACAGCGGGAAGCGGAAGAAGGGCTTGGAGATGGACCCCATCGACTGTACACCGCCTGAGTACATCCTTCCAGGGAGCCGGGAGCGGCCGTTGTGTCCTCTGCAGCCCCAGAACCGTGATTGGAAG CCCCTGCAGTGCCTGAAAGTGCTCACCATGAGCGGCTGGAACCCCCCCCCCGGGAATCGCAAGATGCACGGGGACCTCATGTACCTGTTCGTGATCACAGCCGAGGACCGACAAGTCAGCATCACGGCCTCCACTCGGGGATTTTACCTGAACCA GTCCACAGCGTACCACTTCAACCCCAAGCCTGCCAGCCCCCGCTTCCTCAGCCACTCCCTGGTGGAGCTGCTCAACCAGATCAGCCCAACCTTCAAAAAAAACTTTGCCGCCCTGCAGAAGAAAAG GGTCCAGCGCCACCCGTTCGAGAGGATCGCCACCCCGTTCCAGGTATACAGCTGGACGGCGCCGCAGGCGGAGCACGCCATGGACTGCGTGCGCGCGGAGGACGCCTACACCTCCCGGCTGGGCTACGAGGAGCATATTCCAGGACAG ACCCGGGACTGGAATGAGGAGCTGCAGACAACGCGGGAGCTGCCTCGGAAGAACCTGCCTGAGCGGCTGCTGCGAGAAAGAGCCATATTCAAG GTACACAGCGACTTCACGGCGGCAGCTACGCGGGGCGCCATGGCAGTCATCGATGGCAACGTGATGGCCATCAACCCCAGCGAGGAGACCAAGATGCAGATGTTCATCTGGAACAACATCTTCTTCAGCTTGGGCTTCGATGTCCGCGACCACTACAAGGACTTCGGTGGGGACGTGGCGGCCTACGTGGCGCCCACCAACGACCTGAATGGAGTGCGCACATACAATGCCGTGGATGTGGAGGGGCTGTACACGCTGGGCACGGTGGTGGTGGATTACCGCGGCTACCGTGTCACGGCCCAGTCCATCATCCCCGGCATCCTGGAGCGGGACCAGGAGCAGAGCGTCATCTACGGCTCCATTGACTTTGGCAAGACGGTGGTGTCGCACCCACGTTACCTGGAGCTGCTGGAACGCACGAGCCGGCCCCTCAAGATCCTGAGGCACCGGGTGCTCAACGACCGGGATGAAGAGGTGGAGCTCTGCTCCTCCGTGGAGTGCAAGGGCATCATCGGCAACGACGGTCGCCACTACATCCTTGACCTGCTGCGCACCTTCCCCCCCGACCTCAACTTCCTGCCCGTGCCCGGCGAGGTGCTGCCCGAGGAGTGCACCCGCGCCGGTTTCCCCCGCGCCCACCGCCACAAGCTCTGCTGCCTGCGCCAGGAGCTGGTGGACGCCTTCGTGGAGCACAG GTACCTCCTCTTCATGAAGCTGGCAGCCCTGCAGCTGATGCAGCAGAAGGCCAGCAAGATGGAGACACCCCCGTCACTGGAAAACGGTGACCCCCCATCCTCGGAGTCCAAGCCTGAAGACCCTCCAGCACCCGAGGTGGGAAGCGAGGAGGAGGGCAGCAGTGCTAGTGGCCTGGCCAAGGTGAAGGAGCTGGCGGAGACCGTCGCCTCGGACGACGGGACAG CAGACCCTCGCAGTCGGGAGGTGATCCGCAACGCGTGCAAGGCTGTGGGCTCCGTCAGCAGCACGGCCTTCGACGTCCGCTTCAACCCCGACATCTTCTCGCCAG gggTTCGCTTCCCGGAGTCTTGCCAGGAGGAAGTTCGGGACCAGAAGCAGCTGCTAAAAGATGCTGCTGCCTTCCTGCTCTCCTGCCAGATCCCCGGCTTg GTGAAGGACTTCGCAGACCACGCGGTGCTGCCCATGGACGGGGCCACGCTGGCCGAGGTGATGCGTCAGCGCGGCATTAATATGCGCTACCTGGGCAAGGTGCTGGACCTGGTACTCCGGAGCCCGGCCCGGGACCAACTGGACCACATCTAC AAGATCGGCATCGGAGAGCTCCTCACCCGCTCTGCCAAGCACATCTTCAAGACGTACTTACAG GGGGTCGAGCTCTCGGGGCTCTCGGCTGCCATCAGCCACTTCCTGAACTGCTTCCTGAGCTCCTACCCCAACCCCGTGGCCCACCTGCCTGCCGACGAGCTCGTCTCCAAGAAGAGGAACAGGAGGAGGAGAAACCGGCCGCCAGGGGCAGCGGATAACACAGCCTGGGCTGTCATGACCCCCCAGGAGCTTTGGAAGAACATCTGCCAGGAGGCCAAGAACTACTTTGACTTCAGCCTCGAGTG TGAGACCGTGGACCAGGCCGTGGAGACCTACGGGCTGCAGAAGATCGCGCTGCTGCGGGAGATCTCCCTGAAAACCGGAATCCAG ATCCTGCTGAAGGAGTACAGCTTCGACAGCCGCCACAAGCCTGCGTTCACGGAGGAGGACGTGCTCAACATCTTCCCCGTGGTCAAACACGTCAACCCGAAGGCTTCAGACGCCTTTCACTTCTTCCAGAGCGGGCAGGCCAAAGTACAGCagg gcttcctgaaggagggcTGCGAGCTCATCAACGAGGCCCTGAACCTGTTCAACAACGTGTACGGAGCCATGCACGTGGAGATCTGCGCCTGCCTGCGCCTCCTCGCCCGCCTCCACTACATCATGGGCGACTACGCTGAG gccctcagcaACCAACAGAAGGCTGTGCTGATGAGCGAGCGCGTGATGGGCATCGAGCACCCCAACACCATCCAGGAATAT ATGCACCTGGCCCTGTACTGCTTTGCCAGCAGCCAGCTGTCCACGGCCCTGAGCCTGCTGTACCGCGCCCGCTATCTCACACTGCTCGTGTTCGGGGAGGAGCACCCTGAGGTGGCCCTGCTGGAC aACAACATCGGGCTGGTGCTGCACGGAGTGATGGAGTGTGACCTgtcgctgcgcttcctggagaACGCGCTGGCCGTCAGCACCAAGTACCACGGGCCCAAGTCCCTCAAGGTGGCCCTCAG CCACCACCTGGTCGCCCGTGTCTATGAGAGCAAAGCCGAGTTCCGGTCAGCCCTGCAGCACGAGAAGGAAGGCTACACCATCTACAAGACACAG TTGGGCGAGGACCACGAGAAGACCAAGGAGAGCTCCGAGTACCTCAAGTGCCTGACCCAGCAGGCCGTGGCCCTGCAGCGCACCATGAACGAGATCTACCGCAACGGCTCCAGCGCCAACATCCCGCCCCTCAAG TTCACAGCCCCCAGCATGGCCAGCGTCTTGGAGCAGCTGAACGCCATCAACGGCATCCTCTTCATTCCTCTCAG CCAAAAAGACTTGGAGAATCTGAAAGCCGAGGTGGCGCGGCGGCACCAGCTCCAGGAGGCCAGCGGGAACAGGGATAAGGCTGAGGAGCCCATGGCTACTGAGCCAGAGCCAGCAGGGGCCTCAGAGGATGcggcctcccagcccccagctgccAAGGACCCTCCTTCCCTGAGCTTGCAGGGGTAG